GTCGGCGGTCAGGGCAACGACGGCGTGGCCCAGGGCATCAGCCAGAACCCGGGCGGCGTGGGCTACGTGAACCAGGCCTTCGTGCAGGAGGCCGGTCTGGCCGCAGCCCACATCATCAACGCGGACGGCGAGCCGATCGCTCCGACCCTGGAGTCCACCACCGCCGCTTCCGAGGAGGCGGAGATCCCCGAGGACTTCCGCTTCAGCATCGACGGCATCGGCGGTGAGGGTTACCCGATCGCCGGTACCAACTGGATCTTCACCTACACCTGCGGCTACGACCAGGCCGAGGCCGACGCCATCATCGACTTCTGGACCTGGGCGCTGACCGACGACGTCGCCAACGACGTCGTGGCCGAGCTGGGCTACGCCCCCCTGGGTGACGAGCTCAAGGACCGCGTGCTCGCCGAGATCCAGCGCACCAACGCCGACAACGGCGACGGCGCCGGTGACGAGGGCGCTGCGGACGCCGACGAGGACACCGAGGCTGACGAGGGCGCCGAGGGCGACTCCGACGAGTAACACCTCTCGGGGCCGGGGCGACTGGTTCGCCCCGGCCCCGGACCCCGCCCCCTCGGGGGCGACCACGACCGCTCTCCCACTCCCACGAAAGCCATCAAGAGGAGAAGCACCATGTCCACTGAGGCCCCCGAGGCCCCGGCCCCCGAGGAACCCCGGCGGGGCACGCTGAGGTCCAGCAAGGGCAGGTACGCCGACCCCCTCTTCAAGTGGGCGGTCGCGGCCTGCGGCACCATCGTGCTGGTGCTGCTGGCCCTGATGGTCATCCGCACCACCTCCGAAGCCTGGCCCGTCTTCGTGAAGGAGGGCTTCTTCGGCTTCCTCACCGGTGAGCAGTGGCAGTCCGGGAACTCCCGCACCGAGATCACCGGCACCTACGGCGCGTGGCCCTTCATCTACGGCACCCTGGTCACCTCGGCCATCGCGATCGCCATCGCGCTGCCGTTGGCGATCATGGTCGCCTTCTACCTCACCCACCTGGCGCCGCGCCGCATCGCCAAGCCGCTCTCCTACACGGTGGAGCTGCTCGCCGCGGTGCCCAGCGTCATCTTCGGCCTGTGGGGCCTGCACTGGTTCCTGCCGAACGTGCTCCGGCCGTTCTTCGAGTTCCTGGAGAGCGTGCTCGGCTGGTTCTTCCTCTTCGAGGGCCCGATCCGCGGCGTCGGCTACCTGTCCGCCGGGATCGTGCTGGCCATCATGATCCTGCCGATCATGACCGCCATCATCCGCGAGGTCATCGCGGTGCACCCGATCGACCAGCGCATGGCCGCCTACGCCCTGGGCTCCACCCGCTGGGAGGTCCTGCGCAAGGTCGTACTTCCCGCCAGCTTCTCCGGGATCGTGGCCGCCGCCATGCTGGGCCTCGGTCGCGCCTTGGGCGAGACCATCGCGGTCCTGATGCTGATCGGCGGCTCCCAGTCCTGGAGTACGAGCCTGTTCGGCACCGGCAGCAGCATGGCCTCGCACATCGCCGCGACCTTCGGCGAGGCCACCCCCGAGTCCAGGACGGCCCTGATGGCCATCGGTGTCGCGCTGTTCCTGGTCACGATGATCGTCAACATCCTCGCCCGCGTCATCGTCTGGCGTCTGGGACGCATGACGGGAGACGCCGCCGTATGAGCACCATGACCTCGACTCCCCCGCGCAAGCACGTCCCGCTGAGCCAGCGCCCCCCTGGTTCCTCCTACCGGCGCTTCAAGGACCGCGGCGCCACCGTCGCGCTGACCGCCGCGATGATCATCGCGATGATCCCGCTGATCCTCATCGTCTTCGAGGTGACCCGGCGCGGCATCGGCGTGGTCAACCTGGACTTCATCACGGCGACCGAACCCCCGCCCCGGCGCGAGGGCGGCGGTTACGCGGCCGGGTTCTTCGGCACGCTGTACATCATGGCGCTGGCCGTCCTGATGTCCATCCCGTTCGGTATCGCCACGGCGGTCTACATCGTCGAGTACGGGCCCAACCGGCTCACCTCCTCGATCCGTTTCTTCACCGACGTGATGACCGGTATCCCGTCGATCTTCGTGGGTCTGTTCGTCTACGGCCTGCTGGTGATCGGCTGGGGCAGCCTGGGCTTCGGTACCTTCGCCGGTGCGGTGGCCATCGCAGTGATGATGCTGCCGATCGTCACCCGGTCCGCCGAGGAGATGCTCCGGCTGGTTCCGAACGAGATGCGCAACGCCAGCTACGGCCTGGGGGCGCGCAAGTGGCAGACCATCGTGCACACGGTGCTGCCCGCCGCCGCGCCCGGTCTGACCACCGGTTCGATGCTGGCGATCGCCCGCGGTATCGGTGAGACCGCGCCGCTGCTGCTGACCGCCTTCGGTTCGGGTCTGATCGTCACCTCCTTCCAGGGCGACCCGCAGGGCGCTGTGCCGATGCAGCTGTACAAGGGTGCCACGCAGCCCTTCGAGGCCGGTATCGACCGCGCCTGGGGTGCGGCGCTGTGCCTGTTCGTGCTGGTGCTGGCCTTCACCGTGCTGGCCCGCTGGGTGGGCTCCAAGGCCTCGACCAACGCGTAGGTCCCGGCTCTTCCAGAACGGTCGTCTCCACCGAGGGCCGCGCACCACCGCCGTTTGGGCGGGGTGCGCGGCCCTTTCCCCTTAGCTCAAGTGCTTAGAACTGGCCCCGTCGAGCGGGCACCGGTAGCCTTGCGCGAGCCCGTTCCCCAGCAGATCCGGAGAGTCCCCGATGGCCGACACCGC
This DNA window, taken from Nocardiopsis exhalans, encodes the following:
- the pstC gene encoding phosphate ABC transporter permease subunit PstC, whose amino-acid sequence is MSTEAPEAPAPEEPRRGTLRSSKGRYADPLFKWAVAACGTIVLVLLALMVIRTTSEAWPVFVKEGFFGFLTGEQWQSGNSRTEITGTYGAWPFIYGTLVTSAIAIAIALPLAIMVAFYLTHLAPRRIAKPLSYTVELLAAVPSVIFGLWGLHWFLPNVLRPFFEFLESVLGWFFLFEGPIRGVGYLSAGIVLAIMILPIMTAIIREVIAVHPIDQRMAAYALGSTRWEVLRKVVLPASFSGIVAAAMLGLGRALGETIAVLMLIGGSQSWSTSLFGTGSSMASHIAATFGEATPESRTALMAIGVALFLVTMIVNILARVIVWRLGRMTGDAAV
- the pstA gene encoding phosphate ABC transporter permease PstA, with amino-acid sequence MSTMTSTPPRKHVPLSQRPPGSSYRRFKDRGATVALTAAMIIAMIPLILIVFEVTRRGIGVVNLDFITATEPPPRREGGGYAAGFFGTLYIMALAVLMSIPFGIATAVYIVEYGPNRLTSSIRFFTDVMTGIPSIFVGLFVYGLLVIGWGSLGFGTFAGAVAIAVMMLPIVTRSAEEMLRLVPNEMRNASYGLGARKWQTIVHTVLPAAAPGLTTGSMLAIARGIGETAPLLLTAFGSGLIVTSFQGDPQGAVPMQLYKGATQPFEAGIDRAWGAALCLFVLVLAFTVLARWVGSKASTNA